From the Thermoanaerobacterales bacterium genome, one window contains:
- a CDS encoding glycosyl hydrolase family 18 protein: MLFPLGPALAAPYGSAEGATTPQRVIEVNAYILPGTGTDKYLAEAADHLTWVSVFSYRAGPDGELIAPPGAEEIVDAAWKRGVWPQMVVTNFDGGNFNTALGHALVTDPEKRARLIGNIQRTLDEKGFYGLNIDFENLPPADRYAYTAFIAEVAAAVRPSGHPLSIAVAPKASDRPGESWVGFVDYAALGRLVDRMIVMTYEWGWIGGPPMPIAPLDKVREVLAYVTRFVPPEKVLMGVPLYGYDWQLPDTPWNTARGLDNARAKKLAARYGARILWDQRAASPYFYYTDEWGFTHMVWFEDGWSVAAKYALVREFGLAGVSYWVLGNEFPDNWSVLDGLFDPRRDPATGWDIRL; the protein is encoded by the coding sequence ATGCTGTTCCCACTGGGACCGGCCCTGGCCGCTCCGTACGGCAGCGCCGAGGGGGCGACAACACCTCAACGCGTCATTGAGGTTAACGCCTATATCCTGCCGGGAACGGGGACGGACAAGTACCTGGCCGAAGCGGCGGACCATCTCACATGGGTCAGCGTCTTCAGCTACCGCGCGGGGCCGGACGGCGAACTGATCGCCCCTCCCGGCGCGGAGGAGATCGTGGACGCCGCCTGGAAGCGCGGCGTCTGGCCCCAGATGGTGGTCACCAATTTTGACGGCGGCAACTTCAATACCGCCCTGGGACATGCCCTGGTAACCGACCCGGAGAAGCGCGCGCGGCTGATCGGGAACATCCAGCGGACGCTGGACGAGAAGGGCTTCTACGGCCTGAACATCGACTTCGAGAACCTGCCTCCGGCGGACCGGTACGCCTATACGGCCTTTATCGCCGAGGTGGCGGCGGCCGTCCGGCCGTCCGGCCACCCCCTTTCGATCGCCGTGGCGCCGAAGGCCAGCGACCGGCCCGGGGAGTCCTGGGTCGGGTTCGTGGACTACGCCGCCCTGGGCCGGCTGGTGGACCGGATGATCGTCATGACCTATGAATGGGGCTGGATCGGCGGGCCGCCGATGCCGATCGCCCCGCTGGACAAGGTCCGCGAGGTGCTGGCCTACGTTACGCGGTTCGTGCCGCCGGAAAAGGTCCTGATGGGCGTCCCCCTCTACGGCTATGACTGGCAGTTGCCCGACACACCGTGGAACACCGCCCGCGGGCTGGACAACGCCCGCGCGAAGAAACTTGCGGCGCGTTACGGCGCCCGCATCCTGTGGGACCAGCGGGCGGCCTCCCCATACTTCTACTACACGGACGAATGGGGTTTTACGCACATGGTCTGGTTCGAGGACGGGTGGAGCGTAGCCGCGAAGTACGCCCTGGTGCGCGAATTCGGCCTGGCCGGCGTGAGTTACTGGGTCCTGGGCAACGAGTTCCCGGATAACTGGTCCGTTCTTGACGGCCTGTTCGATCCGCGCCGCGACCCGGCCACCGGCTGGGACATAAGGCTGTGA
- a CDS encoding DEAD/DEAH box helicase, with product MASTFEELGLKPELVSAVADMGFERPTPIQEKAIPLALTGRDVLGQAQTGTGKTAAFGLPILNGIVPGGGLQVLILCPTRELAVQVAMDLTNFGRHLKTRALPVYGGQSIDHQVRALRAQPEVVVGTPGRVLDHLRRGTLSLDTVRFAVLDEADEMLDMGFREDIEDILARCPAQRQTMLFSATMAPPIAELARSFLHEPAEAAIRGLEITAPLIEQRYYEVNPKQKVETLCRILDIENPASAMIFCRTKRGADDLVENLRVRGYAAEVIHGDLSQRERDSVMARFRAGSVELLVASDVAARGLDISHVTHVINFDIPQDPDSYVNRIGRTGRAGREGVAITLVTPREVRQLRFIERTIGKRIRRRALPTLAEAIERRQQLLASRVTAALEEPAGEYRSLA from the coding sequence ATGGCAAGCACATTCGAAGAACTCGGGCTGAAGCCCGAGTTGGTCTCGGCGGTGGCCGACATGGGCTTTGAGCGGCCGACGCCCATCCAGGAGAAGGCGATTCCCCTCGCCCTCACCGGGCGGGACGTCCTGGGACAGGCCCAGACGGGGACGGGGAAAACGGCGGCCTTCGGCTTGCCGATCCTCAACGGGATTGTTCCCGGCGGGGGCCTGCAGGTCCTCATCCTCTGCCCCACCCGGGAACTGGCCGTCCAGGTCGCCATGGACCTCACGAATTTCGGCCGCCACCTGAAGACACGGGCCCTGCCGGTCTACGGCGGCCAGTCGATCGACCACCAGGTCCGGGCGCTGCGCGCCCAGCCGGAAGTGGTGGTCGGCACCCCGGGGAGGGTACTGGACCATCTCCGCCGCGGGACACTCTCGCTGGACACGGTCCGTTTCGCCGTCCTTGACGAGGCGGATGAGATGCTGGACATGGGGTTCAGAGAGGACATCGAGGACATCCTCGCCCGCTGCCCGGCCCAGCGGCAGACCATGCTCTTCTCGGCGACGATGGCGCCGCCCATTGCCGAGCTGGCGCGGAGTTTCCTGCACGAGCCCGCCGAGGCGGCGATCCGCGGTTTGGAGATCACCGCGCCCCTTATTGAACAGCGGTATTACGAGGTCAACCCGAAGCAGAAGGTCGAGACCCTCTGCCGGATCCTGGATATCGAAAACCCGGCCAGTGCAATGATCTTCTGCCGTACCAAACGGGGCGCGGACGACCTGGTGGAAAACCTGCGCGTCCGCGGCTACGCCGCCGAGGTCATCCATGGCGACCTCTCCCAACGGGAACGGGACAGCGTCATGGCGCGCTTCCGGGCCGGGAGCGTCGAGCTGCTGGTGGCCAGCGACGTGGCGGCGCGGGGCCTGGACATCAGCCACGTGACCCACGTGATCAACTTCGACATCCCCCAGGACCCGGACAGCTACGTCAACCGGATCGGCCGTACGGGGCGCGCGGGTCGGGAGGGCGTCGCCATTACCCTGGTGACGCCGCGGGAGGTCCGCCAGCTGCGTTTCATCGAACGCACCATCGGCAAGCGCATCAGGCGCCGCGCCCTGCCCACCCTGGCCGAGGCCATCGAGAGGCGGCAGCAGCTGCTGGCTTCCCGGGTGACCGCGGCGCTGGAGGAGCCGGCGGGGGAATACCGTTCCCTGGC